A genomic segment from Paenibacillus sp. FSL K6-1096 encodes:
- a CDS encoding YojF family protein, protein MQLIEPQMIQTRIDQFVGDDLYIHLELTNGAYASHFDSSRAPGSVFISNAGIRYTHGSISGAGPYRVGLKTEKGWIYAEGLTHVDEQDTERLILAGHDSMGKLIVALQLSRSPF, encoded by the coding sequence ATGCAGCTAATCGAACCACAGATGATCCAGACCCGAATCGACCAATTCGTCGGCGATGATCTATATATCCATCTTGAACTTACCAACGGAGCCTATGCCAGCCATTTCGACAGCTCCCGTGCTCCGGGCTCGGTGTTTATCAGCAATGCCGGGATCCGTTACACCCACGGCTCTATCTCTGGTGCCGGACCCTACCGGGTGGGCCTGAAGACAGAAAAGGGCTGGATTTACGCAGAAGGCCTGACGCATGTGGATGAGCAGGATACGGAGCGGCTGATTCTGGCCGGGCATGACAGTATGGGCAAGCTGATTGTAGCGTTGCAGCTTAGCCGGAGCCCTTTTTGA
- the bshB2 gene encoding bacillithiol biosynthesis deacetylase BshB2 — protein MEHQTILVVLPHPDDEAYFVSGTLAGYIARGSKVTYACLTLGEMGRNMGVPLIANRITLPEIRKKELAASCKAIGIQDLRMLGFHDKMIEFEDPALLDQRIGSLITEVAPSLVITFYPGYSVHPDHDATGAAVIRTIARMPAAERPAIHSVAFSNGHQQRIGAADVVMDVTPYITVKINSILAHRTQFQEEKVLGGLKPTDPAICGKYGTERFWTYRFDEMTGQPEEAALCCQ, from the coding sequence ATGGAGCATCAGACCATCCTGGTGGTGCTGCCCCATCCCGACGATGAAGCTTATTTCGTATCCGGGACACTCGCGGGGTATATTGCCAGGGGCTCCAAGGTAACTTACGCCTGCCTTACGCTCGGGGAGATGGGGCGCAATATGGGTGTTCCGCTGATCGCGAACCGTATTACCCTGCCGGAGATCCGCAAGAAGGAGCTGGCCGCATCCTGCAAGGCTATTGGGATTCAGGACCTGAGGATGCTCGGCTTCCATGATAAAATGATCGAATTCGAAGATCCGGCGCTGCTGGATCAGCGTATCGGATCGCTCATCACGGAGGTTGCGCCGTCGCTGGTGATTACGTTCTATCCCGGTTACAGTGTGCATCCGGACCATGACGCCACGGGCGCTGCGGTGATCCGCACGATTGCCCGGATGCCTGCTGCGGAGCGTCCCGCCATACATAGTGTCGCCTTCTCGAATGGCCATCAGCAGCGGATCGGGGCAGCCGATGTAGTCATGGATGTAACCCCGTATATCACGGTCAAAATCAACTCCATTCTGGCGCACCGCACCCAGTTCCAGGAGGAGAAAGTGCTAGGCGGCCTTAAGCCAACCGATCCGGCAATCTGCGGCAAGTACGGTACGGAACGCTTCTGGACCTACCGGTTCGATGAAATGACCGGACAGCCGGAGGAAGCAGCCTTGTGCTGCCAATAG
- a CDS encoding GNAT family protein — protein MTEQRVYIRFPVLEDAAELTEMYGRNRAFFEEHSPDISEEFYTEEYQRGKIAQYEEYRAADDRYDFLVIHKADRRIIGSVSLSFVVRGPLQSCMIGYSLDKDYNGKGYMTEAVKQVVDYAFRELKFHRITGEASPDNPGSIRVLENAGFHKEGIARLNVKIRGVWKDHQILAIINPADIS, from the coding sequence ATGACAGAGCAAAGAGTATACATCCGTTTCCCCGTGCTTGAGGATGCCGCAGAGCTGACGGAGATGTATGGGCGCAACCGGGCGTTTTTTGAAGAGCATTCGCCCGACATCAGCGAGGAATTCTATACCGAAGAGTATCAGCGCGGCAAAATTGCGCAATATGAAGAATACCGGGCAGCAGACGACCGCTACGATTTTCTGGTGATTCACAAAGCAGACCGCCGGATTATCGGCAGTGTCAGTCTGTCTTTTGTGGTACGGGGACCGCTGCAGAGCTGCATGATCGGGTACAGCCTGGACAAGGATTATAACGGTAAAGGCTATATGACGGAGGCTGTGAAGCAGGTCGTAGACTATGCCTTCCGGGAGCTGAAGTTCCACCGGATTACCGGGGAGGCTTCACCGGACAATCCCGGCTCCATCCGTGTGCTGGAGAACGCAGGGTTCCACAAGGAAGGCATTGCCCGGCTGAATGTGAAGATCCGCGGCGTGTGGAAGGACCACCAGATTCTCGCGATCATCAACCCGGCGGATATTAGTTAA